From Periophthalmus magnuspinnatus isolate fPerMag1 chromosome 1, fPerMag1.2.pri, whole genome shotgun sequence:
CTGATGtcgcaaataaaaatattcaaatactgGACATGGTACTTTGTTTCTGCCTTCAgttttcatcattttaattcacattttacatttatatcgATATTTCTTTATGAAGTTATTAATTAATTACTATATCTTAAGCAGGGGTGGAAAGCAGCTAATTATAAATACTCACATTACTGTAACTCAGACGCAATTAAATGTAGTTCCGATGATGACCACCAGGTTTGACTATATCTATGAACTTCAGAATGATTAAAGTTGCCATAGCtacaaacatgaaaatataTAGATCTTTACATTTGAATTCTTATTATCACATTTCAAGAGTGATACGTGTAAATGATAATGAAACATAAAGCTGTGTTCTTTCATCATTTATTATcacatatttgatttgattttatttgttaaacatGTTCAGCCATCCATTGCCGTGCTGGCAACAGAACACACACCATATAAGGAGCGGTGCATTGCATTGACATCATACATTTCATCAAAAGAAATCTTTATCATTTTTACcctttataaaagaaaaaaagacaatttttgAAGAGCATACAGTAATGATTACAAAGACACTACCACTGTCCGAAGCAGCGAGGTGACACTGTGGGTGTCCAGGAAGACCTCCCCCTGCCCCAAAGTAGAGTCTCTGTACTGGCAAAGTAACACACTGGAAATGACAAGAGGTAAATGACAACAGAAAGCGTACATACActcatacagtacagtacaaacatTATGAAAATGCCTTTTTGTCTTCTAGTTTTATACAAAGTGTCGTGATGCTTGAGCATCCATTTGTCTGATATGATTTTGATCATAATTTCTGATTTTCATGTCAAAGTCATTGTAACTGTTTTTACAGTTCTTTGATATTGGCATTAGAAACATTTGACAGGACTGATGCACAACATTAATAACATATGCAAACAAACTAGTCAGTGATTCACAAATCAAACAGAAGATAGTATAGTTTCATATGATCTTACTCACATTACCCCCCCATGCACTACACAATAGTCTTGAATTTTCATATATTACATATATGCTACATTCTCTTAATTCATATTTCACTGATAATAAAGGCAAACATATCTTAATGCAAAGTGTAAGCTGCTTTGCTTTTCTTTACAATTAAATTAGGCTAATATTATTAAAACTGGAGAATTCAAACAGTATGACTTAGCTCATAGCAAACATAAATGTAGCTCACAAACTGGATTCGATGTCAAGTTGGAATTTGTCTGATGGTAAGAATTTCAATATCGGctttgattttgttcaacaatCACAATGTAATTATATACATCACCAGAAATAAAGCAAGCTCAATTTGAACATTCTGATCTTCCAAATGTTTTTAGTATTGCACACACATgaatacacataaaaatacagaataaatcTTTCAGAGATTACAGCAGTAGAGTTTTAAACATCTctattttcatatttaaaatgcataccAAAACATCTTGGGAAAAAAAAGCCAATATGCTAATTTCAATGTCCAAATACACTGTGCTGCCACCTGGTGGTGGGTCAGAATGATGTCCATTGATAAAACTCCATTacagtaaaatgtagctgtgtcctgtgcagagggtcagaggtaaAAGGGCGCTCACTGGTCAGCTATTGGCTAGTGGATGGCCTTACTGTTGATGCTATAGACCGCAAGCTGACATTTCATTAACTGTCAAAAAGAGTAAAAACAAGTGTGAATTTTAGTTTAGTGCATGAGCACAAATCACATGAATACTTCTATGTGATACTCTCTCTGCttgtatttgatttattaaCAAACAAACTATAACAATTAATCATTCCATTTAGGTCAAGGGTAGGGCTTCCctgtttccctgtgtctttgttaTATCTCTGTTGcgtgtctctgttgtgtctctgtctctgttgtgtctctgttgtgtctctgtctctgttgagtgtctctgttgtgtctctgttaCGTGTCTGCtgtgtgtctcagttgtgtctcagctgtgtctctctgttgtgtctctgttgtgtctctgttgtgtctctctgtctctgttgtgtctctCAGTTGTGTATCTCTGCTGTGCCtctgttgtgtgtctctgttgtgtgtctctgttgtgtctctctgtctccgttGCGTGTCTCGagtgtgtctctgttgtgtgtctctgttgcgtgtctctgttgtgtgtctctgttgtgtctctctgtctccgttGCGTGTCTCTTACTGCGAGGGGATACTTGGAGACCCGGAGCGGTGGAAGTGAATGTTCTGCCACTTCCCGTCCCGGCGGTGCCAGACTCGAGTCTCCTCAGACTGCATGGTCCGGGGCATCCCGCCGCTGTCCATGTACTGGGTCAAACGGATGTACGCGATGCACGCCGCGTTCTCTCCGATTAAGTGCACGTGTGGATTTAGGAGGATAGTGTGCACTGGCTTATTCCCTTTAGAAAGAGCTGTAATTAAAAAGACAGTGCTGATAGTGAAATAtggtcaaataaatacatttttatagagcGTTTTTCCAATTCCACGACACATAAAGTCAGTGGATTTACCCGTTGgaccaatgatgttttcttAGAGAACATACAACTGCGCTACTGAGCTGTATTGCTtaaactgataaaaaataaataaataaatactaaaaatggACTCATATGAAAGCAAAAGTGTCTCCATATGTTGTAGCTTGACTGTGGAAAAGCGCCAATGCCAAGTGATTGAGGTTTCTGGGACATATCCGGTTGATCTGCTCTATTTTGATCCAGTCTGAGGACATTCTTCCATTTATAGCAGTCATTATTcatcagtgattttttttttccttttttaaaattttcgcTCCAAGGTCACACTATAATCACCGCTCTACCCTTGCACAGAACCAGCAAATACAGTCTGgtcaatattaataaaaaaataacgcAATTAACCACCAATCTAGCGCTTGTTTGTAGTTTTCAGGTCTGTAAAGAGTGTATATTAAATCAGACGTGTTCTGCAAATTCAGTTAtcgttgtttccttctcattcaccctcttgaagttgtttttggagtgattcgtgcgtgtttgagaaatctttaatcacttattttcaagacgccatattgtagATGAAGCTCGTTTTCGCCGCCCACTTTTCTGTACTGactttgttcttcagttttattttcttaattgttgGGATTTAGCAGCATTGTGTActtattttggcacaaatgaaaaaaaaaaaacctcgtACTTGCTGGCTTGATCTGTAGCTAAGCATAGGTGAGGTTATTAATTATATATCTAagttattaagtaattttagacgAGTATCGCAGCTTAAAACGTGCACATTTCTAACATACTGACTCACGGGTGTCATGGATACGCATCAACAACATCAGAATGtaccattttcaaaataaaaacggTGAAAGTCGTGTCCTTCCACCAGGTTTCCGAGGGCTTCCGGCTCAAAAGAGGTCAAACCAGGATCGCAAATCTTCCTGTGCATCAAAGACAGGAAGAAAGTGAATAAATCTGTTGTAAAAGtgagtgaaaaagtaaaaaatcaaatcaaagacATACGCATAAGCCTCAAAATCCCCATTGTTGATGGACTCGATCAGCTGCTCCGTGACTTTGATGATTTCTTGTTTTCGAGCTGCAACACAAGACCAAACACAGtgtcacttttacatttacactcatgttttttattatttacgtGTTTCAGGCATATGGGCTTTGGAGCACTAAACAAATCTATCATCTGAATACTGCTCTAATCTAATCTACAAATGGTGAAAATTATTAGAAATGGAAGGCCGTCGAAAGCAGAATCAACAGCGTTATTTTGAACTTAAAACCCTCCATGACTAATACTTTTAAGACATGTGCATGATGTAACTCTTTTCACCCAACAAAactcataaaacaaacaaatgtgtatCGTTTCTACAAAAGCAATTTTAACTAAGCAAGGTGGACAATTACCTTTATTGTTATTGGTGCAGGCTGGGGGATATTAAAAAGGTTACTTAATTTAGgcaacacaaagacacaaatataaaatatgaaccAGAAAGGTCAAATACGTAGGAAAAAAAAGCTGTAAGAAGGTATGGTTTAATGTACTTTCCTGAATAATGAAGGGCATTTTTCTGATTGGCTGGCGACTTACTCTGGACTGAGGAGGTGAGGGTCTGCCTGGACTCTGACATCTGAGAGGAGCGACTCTTAGAGCTCAAGAGGCCGCTCACTAAGCTGCCCAGACGGAGGGCTGAACGGGGGCGGGGGGTGAGCCAGCATGCATATGTGCAAGGATATAACACAAATCAATGTTATATGTGTTTCAATGGCAGCAGAGGGGAGgccaaaatgaagaaaataaatagtttagaGGTAGTGTGGGGTTTGATGAGCATCATTGATCGGTGGAGAATGATGTGGAAAAGACTATataatagataaatatatatatctacAGAAAGAGTGTTTACCTTTCACGTCCTCGTCTTCTATGGTGGTGTTGGCACTTTCAATGGACTCCTGGTAAAAACGACAAATGACACATGAGAAATATAATGTGTCACTTTTAAACACAATAGTAATGCAGACAAATTGGTTTTATTGTTGGGTTTAATTTTACTGGAGAGAAGCTGCTTTTATAAGTCAAGAGAGCATCATAGACCTCATCAAGTCTAAATGTGACCAAACGGGATATTTAGTATtacgattattgtgagaagattattcattattattatcatgattattattCATAATTATTGACCTCAGGACCAAACAGGGAAACCCCaaacttttctttcatttctgtaACACGCAGTCTGTGGTCTGGtttataaaatcaaacttcCTGAAGGATAAAGTCAATTTGAGGTGACAAAAAATTATACTTTATGGCAGTATAGATTGAACAGAAATGACTTTGTATTGTGACCTGAACAATCACGATTATCGATTAAGAATCTTCACATCcagcaataaaaatgtgactgattTGAGGATGTGGAAGTGTTTCCCATAAATGAATCATTTAAACTGTCCACTGCTGTATTTACTACAGCGAGTATTTATTTAGTGTTTATCTGTATATATGACTAGAATCAGGTaagaaaaatatatgattttaaatgtatttattggtaCAACAGATGGATtgtgaataataaaaacaatactaaaaacaacaacagcaataataataataataataataataataataataataataataataataatgttcatTTAAATGTCTGCCatgaattgtaaaataaatggttAAAGTTTTGGGATTTTCTATTTGATCTAGTTATAGgatatacagaaaataaatatttgctaTATAAAAGTAGGCTGTAGTGGACAGTTATAGTGTTTCCTTTattgtgattatgattattatggttattatgattattaatattaataatattattaatattaattatttctatttttagtctccttattattattcataatcCATCACTCTTGTgccaataaatacattttaaatcatgttttactCTCTCCTGATTCTAAAAGAGGCAACATAAACAGTCagataaaaaacactttacatgaAGTGCACTGTATAGATTGAATAAAAATGACTCTCAGGCTTcgataaaatgcacaaaatgaccCGGCAAAGGAGGAAATGGATCAATATTCTCTACTTTGCCTAAATGCCTTGAGGCTTTCAACAGAACACCTcgatatatactatatatactactactaatactatatatactatatatacacaTCGACTATAATGTCTGATTATCAACTGCCTGTAACATATACACAGCTCACACAAAGCACTCAAGTGTTCAGCTTTAGTAAACTTCTGAATGGACGTCAACGGGATTCTGCAGCTTCAACAATAAACTAAAGGGAACACTTTGTTCCTTTCATTTTGTGAGCAGCATAACAACAGAATCagcatttattttcattctCTTATTAAAGCTTTACATTATGCatcaataatataaaaatataaaataataataattatgtttATGGCAAGAATACCTTGTTTCCATCCACTGGGTTATGAATAACAGTTGTCTGGGGTTCctagaaaaataaattatattataagtcacagaaccatgtatgtgtgtgtgtgtgtgtatatatatatatatatatatatatatatatatatatatatatatatatatatatatatatatatagcgctTGTCTTTGTGTTTATCTGGGCACCAGGGGCTTAAAATTTGAATCGATCCTGACGGCTCAGTGCTTCTAATCACTCAGTCAGCTTACACAAGATTATAACATCATCagcctgcctctgtctgctcgTGGATGTGCTGTGTACATGGTGAACCACAAAGGAGCGAAAGAGATGCCATGTGCCACATGCGTAATCAACACAGCAGCAAatggggaagaagagagaattTGACATCATGCAGagcagtcatgtgacctgacGTCAGACAGCGATTCAGAGAGAGCATGCACAAATCCATAAGCCACACTCAAGAGTCTGAGTACACATATCTTCCCCTAAGGCGGCGAGATAATTGCTCAacaaaatacatggaaaatacATCAACACCAATATGAGGAAGTGAATAGTTTTCTCATGTTACAATGATGGCTAAGCATGTAAGCACCAGTGCACAAGAATGTGTGAATATTAACAATGAGAAAAAGAGCATTGTACAGGGTGGTAGAGGTAGAGGTTGCCCTAGGAGCCGTCCAAAATTAACATGTGGATAAGCTTACTGGTCCAGCCCAACATGCCCCATGCATGCATGCTTCATTTAATAACTTGTTTATGTTAATCTCACTTgagaattattatatttttactaaTTTTACAGCTATATGCTCAGGCCTGGCATGCTACGTGAGAGCATTCAGGGAGAGCCTCGAGTTAGTGAACCAGTTTGTATCACCCATAATTTACTTCCATACAAATATTTAGATTAAACTGCAAAAAAATCCAAAGGTCATAACTGAGACGCCGTGTGTAGGGTGAACCTGTACCTCCTCCACCGACTGGTGCCGTGGAGAGGTGTAAGGATTAGTGTGGGTGAGGTACTGTGTGAATACCAGTGCAGGGGCAGGGCCAGTGTCTTTAGGACTGGTCACTGTGTTGGCTTTGTTGTTGACCTGCAGGGGGCAGTGTAAAGGGAATATGACACACAAACGCACTTTTCAGGCACACACAGCCATACTCTGCAATCATCATGTTTCAACAACCTATCACAATTAAACCACCCGTatgtaataaatatgtaaatacaaaaatcacatcatTCTGCATTCCACAACTAAAAGCACATTAAGAAGTTGAAATGCCACCTGCTGTGATCCAAAAGAAGAACACAGACCAAAGTGGTTCCATTAAAAACAAGCTTATTATAGTGAAATTACCAAGAGAAGTGTTTGGCAGGAATTTAACTTCACAAAATGTATGAAGGTGTAAATAATGTGAAACAAATATGTGATATAACCAATGATCTACACGTGTGTGGTGTACAAATATGTTTCACCACCATAAAACACTGATCAAAATACCAGTGAAAAGCAAACTCAAATCTACATGTCGTGTGTGCCACTAAATGTGCCTCTGAGCTTAAATAAAGACATAATTTTTGCCATTGCATGAAGATATTTCACTCAAAGATTATTCAGGCCTGGCTCTATAAGAACACATGGTCAAATACACAGACTAGACTGATAAAAATGTGAAGGTTCTGTAACAACTTTTACCCAGAGATAAGCGACTGTCCCTGAATGTTAAAAAGGCACAATGCATAGACCTACTGATAATCCAATGAACTGTTCAAGACACAGAACGTTCCAACATACACTATCTATGCAAgaaaaaatgcagaaacaaTTTCTCGGTGGCTCACCTTAACACCCTCCGGCTTCTTGTTGAGCAAACTCTTTGCTGCTgtggaatgaaataaaaacagcattttaataaGTGATATTCTGAGTAAACACAGTCATTTCAACATGCACCAAGCAACGCCTTTAACTGTGCCCCAGCTTCAGGAGACAACTGCATTACCCATAATGCAATGTGCTAGTAAACTGTATTAATATAATCTCTTTATGGCTTTATGCGGTTAAACTGTGGTAGGtaataatgaatataatgaCATAATAAAATACACATGCATAAGTATGAAATTATACCGTCAGTGTATAAGCTCAATCAGAGCTAATAGAGAAATAAATAATCAGACATTTCACTCACTCAAACCCACAGATACAAGTCTAATAAACAGCAAAAAGGACAAATTAAACTTCATTTAATTATCAAAATGTGggacaaataattaaataatacttGATATACTTAATATGACCAAGGGGTGTGGATTTGAACACTATGTGCACATAAAACATATGCTTGTGAAAAAAGTTCCCTGTGAGCTTGAaccagtgaaatgtcttgcttcTTGTTCATATCTGAATAAAGACTCTACCATTTCTCATCCCCCAAAGTATAATTCTACTCATTTGATTAAGCTTACATTATATTGTACGCATGCTTGGTTTAAGGTGCATGTTTATTCTAAGATCTGTGAACATTTCAAAACTACTATCCATCCAAACCAGCCAATGCATATTCATGCATGTGTAACCGTTAAAAGCATAAAGTAATTAAAAACTATTTAATTAGCAATAACCCCTGCCAGTCCAAAAAGCTTACCTCAAGTGGTTACCCAAAATCCACACAAAAGAAGgaaaagaatttgaaaaaaaagcaagatgaatgaaacaagtcaaaaagtacaaatgttTTAAGCAAAGAGTGAGTGCAAGAAAAGCAAGGTACAATCACAACTAATACAatggaaaacatgaaaaaatatactgcATGACTCAGCAAAGTGGAAGAGAAACAGTTTGAAGGACAGAAGAGGTCAAAGATGAGAAAAGACTGCTGTTGTTCTGTGATAATTCAATGGAGGATAGCAGAGAATTTCCAATTCAACATATCTCCAGTTAACCTCAATATCGAAGGccaccatttttaaataatattaacatACCTGAGAAGTTTCTTGTGACCAGCAAAGTGGTTAATATGGCTCCCTGTGGTGATGTAAAAGCAGAAAAGGAAGTGATGGTAAAAAGAAAGGCAATAGAGAAATAGTGTGATTAAAAAGTCATAGCAGGAAGGATAAAGAATGAAGGAATATTTAAGAATGAAGCTATATTTAAGACAAAGAactgaggaggagaaaagagactTGTTGTCTCACCTTGAGTTTTCTCCTGGCGTTGAATTTCTTCAGGCATTCCACAGTCTCCTGTCTGTGCATCATGGAAGCTACAGTGGACCGTTGCTGTAAGAAAGTGTGGGATTTACAACTTTTCCTTAATTTCGACTAAAGATGTGTGGACATCTTGTTTCTATGTTGACGCTTACACAAATCCATGGGTGTTTGAGGGCCTCAGCGGCAGTTATACGTTTGCTTGGGTTGATAGTTAACATCTTGTTGATCAAGTCTTTGGCCTCTGGAGTAACAGTGTCCCACTCTGGTGAAGGGAACTGTCAAAAAAGAAAGACTGTTTGATAGTAGATTTCTTTAAGGTAATATGCAAATCACGTCATGCTCTGTGCTCTGCCTGGTGCCTAAGTGAGCCTTACATCATATGCTCCTGCTTTGATTTGTTGATAAAGGCGGTGCTGATCTTCATCCCAAAAAGGAGGGTAACCCACCAGAAGAATGTATAAAATGACACCTAGAACAGTAAAGATTATGCCACATCATGCAACACCACATGGAAGGTCGCTAGGTTATACTGCAGACAGTGTAAAACTAGCACTAGCGTCTAATTTAGTCATCAAGCATTACAGACCAGCACAGTTGTAGCTTTTCATGGAACAGCGAGAGAATCAATAATCAGTTATTTACCACATGCCCACATGTCCACAGGTTTTCCATATGGATCTTTCCTCAGCACCTCTGGGGACAAATAGCCTGGAGTCCCAGCGAAACCTG
This genomic window contains:
- the camk2d2 gene encoding calcium/calmodulin-dependent protein kinase type II delta 2 chain isoform X4, with translation MALTICTRFTDEYQLFEELGKGAFSVVRRCVKISSGQEYAAKIINTKKLSARDHQKLEREARICRLLKHPNIVRLHDSISEEGFHYLVFDLVTGGELFEDIVAREYYSEADASHCIQQILESVHHCHVNGIVHRDLKPENLLLASKLKGAAVKLADFGLAIEVQGDQQAWFGFAGTPGYLSPEVLRKDPYGKPVDMWACGVILYILLVGYPPFWDEDQHRLYQQIKAGAYDFPSPEWDTVTPEAKDLINKMLTINPSKRITAAEALKHPWICQRSTVASMMHRQETVECLKKFNARRKLKGAILTTLLVTRNFSAAKSLLNKKPEGVKVNNKANTVTSPKDTGPAPALEPQTTVIHNPVDGNKESIESANTTIEDEDVKALRLGSLVSGLLSSKSRSSQMSESRQTLTSSVQTRKQEIIKVTEQLIESINNGDFEAYAKICDPGLTSFEPEALGNLVEGHDFHRFYFENGNKPVHTILLNPHVHLIGENAACIAYIRLTQYMDSGGMPRTMQSEETRVWHRRDGKWQNIHFHRSGSPSIPSH
- the camk2d2 gene encoding calcium/calmodulin-dependent protein kinase type II delta 2 chain isoform X10; its protein translation is MALTICTRFTDEYQLFEELGKGAFSVVRRCVKISSGQEYAAKIINTKKLSARDHQKLEREARICRLLKHPNIVRLHDSISEEGFHYLVFDLVTGGELFEDIVAREYYSEADASHCIQQILESVHHCHVNGIVHRDLKPENLLLASKLKGAAVKLADFGLAIEVQGDQQAWFGFAGTPGYLSPEVLRKDPYGKPVDMWACGVILYILLVGYPPFWDEDQHRLYQQIKAGAYDFPSPEWDTVTPEAKDLINKMLTINPSKRITAAEALKHPWICQRSTVASMMHRQETVECLKKFNARRKLKGAILTTLLVTRNFSAAKSLLNKKPEGVKVNNKANTVTSPKDTGPAPALEPQTTVIHNPVDGNKESIESANTTIEDEDVKARKQEIIKVTEQLIESINNGDFEAYAKICDPGLTSFEPEALGNLVEGHDFHRFYFENGNKPVHTILLNPHVHLIGENAACIAYIRLTQYMDSGGMPRTMQSEETRVWHRRDGKWQNIHFHRSGSPSIPSH
- the camk2d2 gene encoding calcium/calmodulin-dependent protein kinase type II delta 2 chain isoform X1; translated protein: MALTICTRFTDEYQLFEELGKGAFSVVRRCVKISSGQEYAAKIINTKKLSARDHQKLEREARICRLLKHPNIVRLHDSISEEGFHYLVFDLVTGGELFEDIVAREYYSEADASHCIQQILESVHHCHVNGIVHRDLKPENLLLASKLKGAAVKLADFGLAIEVQGDQQAWFGFAGTPGYLSPEVLRKDPYGKPVDMWACGVILYILLVGYPPFWDEDQHRLYQQIKAGAYDFPSPEWDTVTPEAKDLINKMLTINPSKRITAAEALKHPWICQRSTVASMMHRQETVECLKKFNARRKLKGAILTTLLVTRNFSAAKSLLNKKPEGVKVNNKANTVTSPKDTGPAPALEPQTTVIHNPVDGNKESIESANTTIEDEDVKALRLGSLVSGLLSSKSRSSQMSESRQTLTSSVQTRKQEIIKVTEQLIESINNGDFEAYAKICDPGLTSFEPEALGNLVEGHDFHRFYFENALSKGNKPVHTILLNPHVHLIGENAACIAYIRLTQYMDSGGMPRTMQSEETRVWHRRDGKWQNIHFHRSGSPSIPSH
- the camk2d2 gene encoding calcium/calmodulin-dependent protein kinase type II delta 2 chain isoform X13 — translated: MALTICTRFTDEYQLFEELGKGAFSVVRRCVKISSGQEYAAKIINTKKLSARDHQKLEREARICRLLKHPNIVRLHDSISEEGFHYLVFDLVTGGELFEDIVAREYYSEADASHCIQQILESVHHCHVNGIVHRDLKPENLLLASKLKGAAVKLADFGLAIEVQGDQQAWFGFAGTPGYLSPEVLRKDPYGKPVDMWACGVILYILLVGYPPFWDEDQHRLYQQIKAGAYDFPSPEWDTVTPEAKDLINKMLTINPSKRITAAEALKHPWICQRSTVASMMHRQETVECLKKFNARRKLKGAILTTLLVTRNFSAKSLLNKKPEGVKEPQTTVIHNPVDGNKESIESANTTIEDEDVKARKQEIIKVTEQLIESINNGDFEAYAKICDPGLTSFEPEALGNLVEGHDFHRFYFENALSKGNKPVHTILLNPHVHLIGENAACIAYIRLTQYMDSGGMPRTMQSEETRVWHRRDGKWQNIHFHRSGSPSIPSH
- the camk2d2 gene encoding calcium/calmodulin-dependent protein kinase type II delta 2 chain isoform X3; translated protein: MALTICTRFTDEYQLFEELGKGAFSVVRRCVKISSGQEYAAKIINTKKLSARDHQKLEREARICRLLKHPNIVRLHDSISEEGFHYLVFDLVTGGELFEDIVAREYYSEADASHCIQQILESVHHCHVNGIVHRDLKPENLLLASKLKGAAVKLADFGLAIEVQGDQQAWFGFAGTPGYLSPEVLRKDPYGKPVDMWACGVILYILLVGYPPFWDEDQHRLYQQIKAGAYDFPSPEWDTVTPEAKDLINKMLTINPSKRITAAEALKHPWICQRSTVASMMHRQETVECLKKFNARRKLKGAILTTLLVTRNFSAKSLLNKKPEGVKVNNKANTVTSPKDTGPAPALEPQTTVIHNPVDGNKESIESANTTIEDEDVKALRLGSLVSGLLSSKSRSSQMSESRQTLTSSVQTRKQEIIKVTEQLIESINNGDFEAYAKICDPGLTSFEPEALGNLVEGHDFHRFYFENALSKGNKPVHTILLNPHVHLIGENAACIAYIRLTQYMDSGGMPRTMQSEETRVWHRRDGKWQNIHFHRSGSPSIPSH
- the camk2d2 gene encoding calcium/calmodulin-dependent protein kinase type II delta 2 chain isoform X8 translates to MALTICTRFTDEYQLFEELGKGAFSVVRRCVKISSGQEYAAKIINTKKLSARDHQKLEREARICRLLKHPNIVRLHDSISEEGFHYLVFDLVTGGELFEDIVAREYYSEADASHCIQQILESVHHCHVNGIVHRDLKPENLLLASKLKGAAVKLADFGLAIEVQGDQQAWFGFAGTPGYLSPEVLRKDPYGKPVDMWACGVILYILLVGYPPFWDEDQHRLYQQIKAGAYDFPSPEWDTVTPEAKDLINKMLTINPSKRITAAEALKHPWICQRSTVASMMHRQETVECLKKFNARRKLKGAILTTLLVTRNFSAAKSLLNKKPEGVKVNNKANTVTSPKDTGPAPALEPQTTVIHNPVDGNKESIESANTTIEDEDVKARKQEIIKVTEQLIESINNGDFEAYAKICDPGLTSFEPEALGNLVEGHDFHRFYFENALSKGNKPVHTILLNPHVHLIGENAACIAYIRLTQYMDSGGMPRTMQSEETRVWHRRDGKWQNIHFHRSGSPSIPSH
- the camk2d2 gene encoding calcium/calmodulin-dependent protein kinase type II delta 2 chain isoform X6 gives rise to the protein MALTICTRFTDEYQLFEELGKGAFSVVRRCVKISSGQEYAAKIINTKKLSARDHQKLEREARICRLLKHPNIVRLHDSISEEGFHYLVFDLVTGGELFEDIVAREYYSEADASHCIQQILESVHHCHVNGIVHRDLKPENLLLASKLKGAAVKLADFGLAIEVQGDQQAWFGFAGTPGYLSPEVLRKDPYGKPVDMWACGVILYILLVGYPPFWDEDQHRLYQQIKAGAYDFPSPEWDTVTPEAKDLINKMLTINPSKRITAAEALKHPWICQRSTVASMMHRQETVECLKKFNARRKLKGAILTTLLVTRNFSAKSLLNKKPEGVKEPQTTVIHNPVDGNKESIESANTTIEDEDVKALRLGSLVSGLLSSKSRSSQMSESRQTLTSSVQTRKQEIIKVTEQLIESINNGDFEAYAKICDPGLTSFEPEALGNLVEGHDFHRFYFENALSKGNKPVHTILLNPHVHLIGENAACIAYIRLTQYMDSGGMPRTMQSEETRVWHRRDGKWQNIHFHRSGSPSIPSH
- the camk2d2 gene encoding calcium/calmodulin-dependent protein kinase type II delta 2 chain isoform X9 produces the protein MALTICTRFTDEYQLFEELGKGAFSVVRRCVKISSGQEYAAKIINTKKLSARDHQKLEREARICRLLKHPNIVRLHDSISEEGFHYLVFDLVTGGELFEDIVAREYYSEADASHCIQQILESVHHCHVNGIVHRDLKPENLLLASKLKGAAVKLADFGLAIEVQGDQQAWFGFAGTPGYLSPEVLRKDPYGKPVDMWACGVILYILLVGYPPFWDEDQHRLYQQIKAGAYDFPSPEWDTVTPEAKDLINKMLTINPSKRITAAEALKHPWICQRSTVASMMHRQETVECLKKFNARRKLKGAILTTLLVTRNFSAKSLLNKKPEGVKVNNKANTVTSPKDTGPAPALEPQTTVIHNPVDGNKESIESANTTIEDEDVKARKQEIIKVTEQLIESINNGDFEAYAKICDPGLTSFEPEALGNLVEGHDFHRFYFENALSKGNKPVHTILLNPHVHLIGENAACIAYIRLTQYMDSGGMPRTMQSEETRVWHRRDGKWQNIHFHRSGSPSIPSH
- the camk2d2 gene encoding calcium/calmodulin-dependent protein kinase type II delta 2 chain isoform X7 produces the protein MALTICTRFTDEYQLFEELGKGAFSVVRRCVKISSGQEYAAKIINTKKLSARDHQKLEREARICRLLKHPNIVRLHDSISEEGFHYLVFDLVTGGELFEDIVAREYYSEADASHCIQQILESVHHCHVNGIVHRDLKPENLLLASKLKGAAVKLADFGLAIEVQGDQQAWFGFAGTPGYLSPEVLRKDPYGKPVDMWACGVILYILLVGYPPFWDEDQHRLYQQIKAGAYDFPSPEWDTVTPEAKDLINKMLTINPSKRITAAEALKHPWICQRSTVASMMHRQETVECLKKFNARRKLKGAILTTLLVTRNFSAAKSLLNKKPEGVKVNNKANTVTSPKDTGPAPALEPQTTVIHNPVDGNKESIESANTTIEDEDVKACTNNNKARKQEIIKVTEQLIESINNGDFEAYAKICDPGLTSFEPEALGNLVEGHDFHRFYFENALSKGNKPVHTILLNPHVHLIGENAACIAYIRLTQYMDSGGMPRTMQSEETRVWHRRDGKWQNIHFHRSGSPSIPSH